The nucleotide sequence GAGATCTGTCAGCCCTTCTCTACAAGGATGCGGAAGTAAGACACATGACGCAAAGGCCCTCAGTGGAGAGAAGGTAGAGAGGATCTTTAAGTTGCAGAAGACAAGCCCACAGCTGGGGGGAGGTGTTTAAATGGATGTCAGAAACCAAATCGTCAGAAATCTCGTCCTACTTTCAGGTTCATCGGCATGAATCATGCAGCCTGTTTTAAAAACATGGGAGCTGGTTTTGCAAGACATGTAAATTATGGGGAATCAAGGGCAAACCTTAACATGACACCTTGTCATCTCTAAGAAAGATCTACATCTGtcagagcaaaacaaacttattttatttcactattttgCAGACTAGAACATAATGGTTTAGATTAATGATTTAAAGCCACATTGAGGCTGCCTGCAGTAACACTTGCCATGGCCTTAGATTGTCATAAGATATCAGCAGCAGTTAAGTCCCTCACCACTGCATTGGTGGAGTTTGTGAAGTCAACTTCACCAGCAGAGGGATCTCATTAACACCCACCATTAACTGGCTGCTGTGACTGTCCCACTGGAAAACGTGATGAGATGGGGGAATTTTTCTGACTTCTATGAAAGTCAAAGGCTTATTTTTTACCCCTTGTATGAAGTCAGTATTTAGTTCTATTCTGGAATTCCCACAAGCTCAGCTTTCTTTATGAGAGGAAAGTATGTGAAATGCTAGATATGAAAAGCCAAATGCTTTGAATCTGGTTTAAATCCCACTTCCCAAGGGTTTATCCAAATCTCATTAAAAGTTCCTGTAAAAACTCTTAGGATTTTGATGGGGTGTAGATTAGGCCTTGAGGACTGGATCTGTTTGGCTGAACTTCGGGCATGTTGCTGAGAAGCTCCAACTATCTCTTGGATTGCCGTCCGTTCTGAGCTGAGTGTTAGTGTTCCCACTGACAGGCCTTCTCTTAACAGGGATGCATGGCTCAGCACAAGTTACCCTGGCCCAACTACCCATGCTTCTGTTTTGCCTCCTGTCATTGCTTCTTGAGCTGTGGCTTGGAAAACGTTCAAGACCTGATTCTCACCGTGACCATTTTTGTACATGGACTGTGCATAAGTTCCCCATTCCCACATAGCTGGGATATCTCTGAGTCACTTCTTTGATGTAATGATAGAGGAAGGTCAACCTGTCACAACAATTCAGTGTTGAGTTCAAGTGTTTTAATCCGTGAAACAGCTGAGATTTTTACCCCAGTTTGTGGGTTTTGActaatctttcttctttatttaagGAGAATGCTTGTTTAGCTCTCTTGGagcattttgaaaatctcagcCTGGATCCTTGGCTTTCTCTTGTCTGCCTCAGTCTGTACTAATCTGAGCTACTGCCTTCTGTAGTGAAGTGTTAAcatctgcatttcagctgtcaGCAAATAAGAGTGCACCACCCCACTTATCCTGTCACCTTTCCTGCAGAACGTATTTTCTCCTAAACACAGCAAGCTGCTGTTGTTGACAACTGGAAACATTCAAACTTTTGACATCATCCCTTGTGGGAATTTCAAATTTCAGGGGAATAGGAGGAATCACTAGAGAATAATGTACTTTCTATTCAATTTCTGTGGctttcaggcagaaaaaaggGTTGGGATCTGGGTTGAATTGAATAGCTTTTGAGACAACGAGTTTATAAAAAGAcatttgttcattattttacaGGGAGGTGAGAGCCTGGGAACCTACTTCTGGCACacttcacttttcatttttgctgtttcGGTCTACTAATAGCAAGCTATTTTCTGACTAGTGTCTTCCTGCATGTGAAAGATACTTTACAGTGTTAACACCTTGTCCTTTGATAGTGGGAGCATAGAAACAATTATGCGTTCAGTAAAGAAGATGGGGGCTAACAGAAAGGACTTGCTGCCAGTCTGAGCAGGAACTCCAGGGCAGGGGAAGTGGGAAGGAAACCTGGGCTTCCTGATTCCATCTAGGTGGCCCAGAATaaggcagagagcagaaggaagcagaagataGAAAAGGCTGATCTGCCTACTGTGATTGGAGGGCTGAGCCAAAGGCTGAGAAATACAAGAGAACTGTACCCCCTCCCTGTACATCTGTCACAGGTTTCCCATGTTCTTGGCTTGATTTGTGGGTGCAGAATGAGCAAACCTCAGAGCTGACTCTCTTGTTTGTGACCTCACCACATATCGCAGAAGTCCTCCTACCTTTCTGGGCTTCTGCTTGGCTGCTGCACCCCgtcctcctctcctctgcctcgctgctggctgcctgcaagAAGGACAACTCATTCTTCAGTTCCCCATCCCAGCACTGAAATCTGAGAAATATCAACTTCTTGTTGACCTTCTTTgcacttccttctccttcccactgTCCATTTTCTCCCCTTGCAGAGTAGATCCCCACTGGCCCTCTCCCTCCTGTGGGTTCCCCTCTCATCCCACGGTGGCTGAGTGGACATTGATCCCAAAGGCTGGGAGATGCTTCTCCTTTTAGCTGCCTCAGAGAGTATTGGGGATGAGGAGATGTCTGCCAGTAGCAGGATTTAGCAGTTACCCTTCGTACCACAGCACTGTACTTCAAAATGCAAGCAGGTGTCCTGCTGGAGAACTTAGCTTCCCAGatcattttctccatttcatgCGTTAGAGCTGCATGAAAACTTCCAGCTAGTCTAATTCACCCTGCCCAGGTAAAGTAGAATAGCCTTTAGCTGCACCAAACATGGGTTTGGGGCCTACTATGTGTAAGTAGTAGTCAGCAGCTGTACCAAAACATGGTGACATTTTTTGTCACATGGGTTAGAAGCAAGTGGTTAACACAAGGGCAGTACCTTCCATCTGGGATTTTTCAGGTGTGTTGCACTTCAAAGGGAAGCcggcattttattttcactgattGATTCCAGCTAAGGTTCATATGAATCTTGCAAATAGCCATCACATTGTTGGCAGATCATATTGGTGTAGTCCCTGAAATATGTCAGCTGCTTCTTCCAGCTTAGATTTCTCCTAGCTATGAGTAGAAATGGAGTAAAAGCCAGATGCAGTCCCTGAGAGCTTTTGGGTTTGGGGCTAACTACGGTTAGATTTTCTATCTAGATTCAGAAGGATCACTGTCTTCTCACATTTTGTTCTGACATGGCTCTGATTCCAACATTCGTGCTCCACTTGACCTGGGAGTGAAATGGTTCAGATGACAGATAATTAGAGGGGGTGATCTTTGCTCTGCCTTGCCCCATCCTTCTGTccaaagcagagaggaggaatCATCTGAGAAACAggctttgttctttctgcagcCGCTTGGCTCACCTGGCCTCTTGGCAAAAAACTGTGCATCACAACGGAGTCGTACTCAGCTGCAGCTGTAGAAGTGCCGAGACTCTTTCTTAGGGCAGGAATCTGGTGCTGAAGTCGATCTCCCATGCATGCTTTTTTATATTGAAATGGTCCCAAGTGCTCAGTAGGTTGCCCAATGAAATCAAATGAGGGTTGTAACACAGCAAGGAAATCTATACCTGGAGTAGCTAGTGTATATTTCAAATCCAATGTAtccatgttttcctttgctACTAACTGCCAGTCACTGTCAATGTCTCTTTCCAGGTCTGCTGATGTTCGCCATCACACACATCCTGTACTCCTCAGCCTTTGGCATGAAGCCTTTGGACCTGAAAGCCGGCTTGATGATGGGCCTCATTTCCAGTTCCTGTTATGCCTTCCTGTACTCCTACCTCTCAGGCCCATTCACCTACCTGGTAGCTGTCTACATCGCCTTGATTGGCTTCATGGGCTGGCGAGCGGTTGCTGGCATGCAGCTGTGCAATGACCTCTGGACATGGACCAAGCTCTCGGCCTGCATCGGAGCGATGCTTTTCATGGTGTCGGATCTGACCATCGCAGTTAACAAGTTCTGCTTTCCTGTACCCTACTCGCGTGTTATCATCATGGCTACTTACTATGCAGCTCAAATGCTTATTGCACTGTCAGCTGTAGAGAGCAGAGATGAAGAGGACTTCAAAAAGAGGAGCTAGGTGGAGTGCCGACAGTCTGCGAACAATGTAGGTTACATCTCAGGTGCTGTAGCTGCATTCACCCCTGAGAGAGATCTCCATTTCTCTAGGCATATTGGTGATGttgattttgcttctttgaagCATTACCTTTGGGGCTTTATTTTCAATGGCTTTCTCTGAATATAGCTTACTTCAGTGTGGAGTCCACGTCAGAAAGCTTAAGATTATCCCTGCAGTAGCTACTCATTCAATTTTTCCACCTTGGAAGTGCTGTActactgcattttatttgttaGTCTTGAAACTGATGCTGAACGTCTGGGAATAAGAGGGCCGATGGACAAGTTTGGCCACACACTGTGCTAGGAGACTTGCTTTCAATAGTAGGCAGACAGGCACAGAACTCTGCTAAAGCCATAggtaaaaatgaattaaaccAGTGTTTAAGTTAGCCTGATCTTGTGCATTACAAACTCAGTACACAAACTGGAGCTATTTGAGCCTCTGCTGAAAGGAAGCCTGTAGCTATAGTAAAAACATCACATTCAGATGAGGACTGAGCTTTGCAATCAAAGGCAGCatgtggggcagcccccagcGGACCCTGAATGAAAGCCAAACACCGAGCAGAGAGCCCAGCACATGAGGTACACAGAGATGGAGTGCTGTGTGCTTTGATAGCTGCTGATCAAAACTCTAGAGCAGGTCTGTGGAtgcctgccagctctgcctgtgcagTAGAAATAGTAGCTTGGTGAGATTTTAGGGTCATCCAGGTAGGCAGGCCATTGCATTCTCCTCTGCTACATGCGTGCAATTACAGTGTCAGCAGCCACCAGTGACAACATGGGCACATAAGGAACTTTGGTTTTTATAGCAGGACTTAGAGGATGTGTCTTACTAATATGCGTCCTATTTGTCTCTAGTACAGCAGATGGGAATCTAATATTTACACCTTTCTCAGTATTCTAACAAATAACATTCCATATACTTATGAATCTTTACTGTCCTGCTGCTTGCAGTACCTCTTCTGAATGTGTGAGCATTTCCCATGTCTGAACTGGTTAGCCAGGGCCCTGATTTTGACAGTAGATTGTTGTCGTGATTTGCCAGCTGGTGGCAGATGTTCAGCTTTGCAGCACTTGTGTTTGGAAACCCCTTTTCAGCAGAGCATCCTGAAAAGCACAGTTCTGTGTGTTCAAAGtgcctgctgcttccttcttgAACTCACGTGGATGCACTGAGAATGTGAGAGCCGTCAGGGCTGGGAAAGCCTGTTTAATTCTGACCCAcattctttatttgttttttctgcCCATCTGCTGAAGCAAGATTACTTCTGACTTCACTCTcttaaaaagatgagaaagaggttgtttttttttttttaataccgGACTGATTTGTGACCATGAGTatattttctcctcttattTAGGACATCTGACAGCAAGCTATATTTCCATTTGAATCTCTCTTGAATGTGCTCTTTCTGTCTGTCCATTCTAGGGTTGTTACTATGGGCGGAGATGCTCTCCTAGTTGTTTTTAAGACACAACACGCACATCCGGGTGCAAAGGGAGTTGTTAGGGGTTCCAACACGTCTTCAACTTGTGGCCAAAAAGGGATGACCTGACGACAGACTGCATGGGACCCAAATCCATGCAGGTCCTAATAAACCCTTGCACACTTTTGTACAGGCAGATTGAACAGGAGGGGCAGCCTTCCAGATTGTCCTCATGGGCTGAAAACCACCACGGTCGCCATACCTCGCATGCCCAGACCATTCCAGGCGAAAGCCTGGCACTGAGTCCCTGGCACTGTCAGCAGAGCAGGAATTCCACTTTCCAAGGAGGGCAGCTGGGATCAGAGGCCAGCTGAGGAAACATCATTAGCTTTTCTGTTGGTGCTGAGAGGTGTTAAGTGGGTCTCGTGTTCCTCTCCAGCCTTCTGTGTTGGGACTGGGCTTGGAATAGGCATTGCCTCCCCACAGTAAGTGCATCAGTGCCAATGCAACCAGTATTACAAAAATCTAGGTTAACCATCCTGACCCCACGGAatcatctgctgcttttcagagagaTCAGAAAGGTCAGCTGCATTGTTGAGAGGGAAAGCATTGTAAATAGCACAGTCTGGTATAATCTCTTCCCTTTAATGCTGTTGTGTAATACTGTCAGTATTCATTCACTAGTGTGCTGGGGTCTGCCTGGAGTAAACTGCTAAGGGAATTTAGAGCCATAAAACATCTTCATTCATCAGCATTGCTTATCTCCTGGCCGCAGCTTGAACCCTGCAGTGTAGCTCTTTGCAGATGTCAGCTGCTGTTACTAAGCTTAACTGTTTGCAAATCTCTTTCTGCAAAACACTGACCCAGCTAAGAGGAAATGTAAGCATTTGGGGTGAACCCCACCATTCTTCCAGCACATAAGCAAAGAGCATGTTTCAGTCTGGGTCAGTTCAGCACACTCAATCCTTATTCTGGCAGTTCTTCAGAGAAACTCCCTGCACCCTTAACTTCCCAGATGACCTCAAGAGGTgtcttccaacctcagccattctgtgattctttgatttaaaaGTTAGAATTTCAATCAAAACCattatctctttctttccttttagaaatGAGCAATCTTCAATTTACTGAAGAGAGCTGAGTTCTGCATGCTTTTTCATCTTGGCTTTCTTTGCCATCCTGCTCCACTTTCAGGCACTGTACACTTGCATAAAAGATCTTTTAAGTGTAATTAGGAGACCcgctctctcttctcctctggCTGTCAGAAGTGCAGTTTCTGGAGATAGAGGTCTGTGGGTGGCTTTAATTAGGACAGCAGAAACACATGTAGCCCAAGTCGGCTGTTGTCCCCTTACTGTCAGTGGCTGGCTGGGATGCAGCCAGTGAAGCGACAGCATCGGCTTGCCCAGGAACATGAGGCAGAGCCCTCAGCTTACAAAGTCTAGGAGAGTCCTGCCTGGCTCAGAGGTTTGCCAGCAAAGGCTCCTAATCTCCAAAATCTCTCTCGTATTTTGCATTCTCTACTTTTCATCTTTATTACTTGAATGAGACCATTTTCCTGGAGGGTGTCCTTCCTGCTAGGAAGAGACTAGCTGATGAGGACACTTATTTGACACAGTTTCAGAAACCCTGAGAAACACTAAGCAGTTGCTTGCATTCTGCTAAACACCTTTTCTTGGAATTAAAACTCTTCTCTCAACCCAAGCAAGGGCAGTCTTCGTTATGAAAGGGAGCAAACAAAAAGTGGGAAACACATGATTGTCTGTGACACTGCCAGTCATTTGCTTATCTTCTTGTTGTCTCTTTGCATTGTAAAACTGCATTGAGCCATTCCTCTTATCAGGAGTGCAGTGTTTGAGGAACACTCACTCTTCAGCCCAGGGACATCACAGAGGGAACGAAGCACACCAGTGGTTCAATATGCCTGGCCCCAGTACTATCAGCTCCAGGGCTTGTTAAGTTCAGAGGTGTTTCTTTACACAATGCTGTACTCAAAGGTTCCTCTGCAGTTCCCATCTAAGGTCACTTGAGGCTACCCACGTGGTACAATTACTCTTGTTCTCTTGTATTAGACCATAGTTATCCTTAGCTCCTTAATTGGATACATAGAAGATATATTTCAGCTGAACTTCTCTTCCTGTTGGCAGATCCTCCTTGTCCTTGCTCACACAGAACTCCCACTGAAGCTGAAGAAGCATTCCTATTGCAATGGGTTTTTAAATGCCAATAACATATTGGGCTGTGGCAGTTACACTGGTGAACAGGGGTGAAGTTTCAGCAGGGTGAAGCTAATTTAGAAATGGCATGTTGAGAAGAACAAAGCCAGAGGATACGAACAGCTTTACTCCTCCACAGCCTACATATTCATGCTTAATACTTGGCTTCTTATTCCTTCATATTGAGGCAACTGTAAGACTGACTGTTTTAAGAATTACTCTGACATAGCTTTAAATAGATTGCCAAGACTTTCATACTGTAATCATGGAGATAATAGATATATTTCTACATATGTATTGAAAATTCCCAAGACAAACTTTGCAGATTCTATTTAGCGATTCTTCCCAGTTTTATTGTGCCATAGTTTGACACTGACACCTGTAAGTTTTCATCTTGCTCCCATGCTAACGTTGGGAGCTGGTCTGGAAGAAGCAGATCAATGCAAACATTAAGTGCAAAGCTCAGTGGCAGGTGCCTTGTTCTCGCTGCTTGGGTTCTGAAAACAGATGGACTCTTGTACTCAACAGCAGCATAACCATGTTCCTCCCAGGTACTTCTTCCGCCTTTTATCCATGCTTGCTCCTTTTGTGGCCTTGGGTaagtcacattttttttgcagccaGATCCTCATCTGATGTAAATAGGCATGAGTGTAGGAGGGCCAGCGCTCTGCCAGGTTATAACAGCCAGGACCAGGACCTGTGTGTCTGTTCTCATCCCATTTTGAAAATTGTGGTATTAGCACTTACCTACCTCACACGGATGCTGTAAGGATTAATGCTTATACGGCACTCGGAAGATGTAAAGTGCTATATGTCTCAAATATTAATGTACTGTAGCGATAAAAATACTTCTAGGTATCTGCAGAACTTCTCTTAGAGCATGGAATGTGTTACTGCCTTTTTGATTTGCATTAgactgaaagcaaatgaaaaatatttattcatactGTCTAACAGGAT is from Numida meleagris isolate 19003 breed g44 Domestic line chromosome 6, NumMel1.0, whole genome shotgun sequence and encodes:
- the TMEM86A gene encoding lysoplasmalogenase-like protein TMEM86A is translated as MVSPVTVVKSEGPKLVPFFKATCVYFVLWLPTSSPSWFSALIKCLPIFCLWVFLLAHGINFLVAHRSASRILAGLIFSAVGDAFLIWQEQGYFIHGLLMFAITHILYSSAFGMKPLDLKAGLMMGLISSSCYAFLYSYLSGPFTYLVAVYIALIGFMGWRAVAGMQLCNDLWTWTKLSACIGAMLFMVSDLTIAVNKFCFPVPYSRVIIMATYYAAQMLIALSAVESRDEEDFKKRS